The following coding sequences are from one Methanoculleus thermophilus window:
- a CDS encoding META domain-containing protein, protein MAPNRNWNRNQILAAASLLVIAVACIITAGCISGTSTPGPAVALPGTSWSLYSYLAENGSLVSVLPGTEITVRFENDGKIIGSAGCNGYGGNYLQSGTTLSISSLVQTLKLCTEPAGIMEQESRFMDLLGSAAGCRMENDRLVITDAAGTDVLVFVQDSFVPVMLPGTSWKLVSLADENSTLAPVIAGTTVTAIFDADGKVRGSAGCNHYSARYTANGANLSIEPVTRTEMYCSEPPGLMEQEDRYLALLADAASYRVERVMADGERIPLSAYVSSRTTSDRLTLTDSEGNDILVFELDLPKPDLPLFGTDWVLEAYSTGGGAVSSVIAGTTITANFAADGIVTGNAGCNHYGGQYSLDGANLTVASLYSTLIYCETPGVMEQEAAFMGHLANVSSYRVEGDRLILADAEGNEILFFVQAPEVPPAPLTGTEWTLESYSLGGEAVSSVIAGTTITAVFSPDGNVSGNAGCNSYGAGYRLFGMSLTIDAPISTKMYCEEPEGIMKQESTYLNLLTSVAGYRIDGDRLELLDEAGETLLSYRAESADRS, encoded by the coding sequence ATGGCACCGAATAGAAACTGGAACAGGAACCAGATCCTTGCGGCGGCATCACTGCTCGTCATCGCTGTGGCGTGCATCATAACCGCAGGATGTATATCAGGGACGTCGACCCCCGGCCCGGCTGTCGCGCTCCCTGGAACCTCCTGGTCACTTTACTCCTACCTTGCCGAGAACGGCTCCCTCGTCTCGGTTCTGCCGGGAACGGAGATCACCGTACGGTTCGAAAACGACGGCAAAATCATCGGCTCCGCCGGGTGCAACGGATACGGCGGCAACTACCTCCAGAGCGGCACAACCCTCTCGATCTCCTCACTCGTCCAGACACTGAAACTCTGCACGGAGCCCGCGGGTATCATGGAGCAGGAGTCAAGGTTCATGGATCTCCTCGGCTCGGCGGCAGGTTGCCGGATGGAGAACGACCGGCTCGTCATCACCGATGCGGCAGGCACCGACGTGCTCGTCTTCGTGCAGGACTCCTTCGTACCCGTGATGCTCCCCGGAACGTCCTGGAAACTCGTAAGCCTCGCCGATGAAAACAGCACCCTGGCCCCGGTCATCGCCGGCACAACCGTCACGGCGATCTTTGACGCTGACGGGAAGGTCAGAGGCAGCGCCGGGTGCAACCACTACAGCGCACGCTACACCGCAAACGGCGCGAACCTCTCGATCGAACCGGTCACACGAACCGAGATGTACTGCAGCGAGCCGCCCGGCCTCATGGAGCAGGAGGACCGCTACCTCGCTCTCCTCGCGGACGCCGCATCCTACCGCGTTGAGCGCGTGATGGCGGACGGCGAGAGGATCCCTCTCAGCGCTTATGTCTCCTCAAGGACGACGAGCGACCGGCTGACCCTCACGGACAGCGAGGGCAACGACATCCTGGTCTTCGAGCTCGACCTCCCGAAGCCCGACCTCCCGCTCTTCGGGACAGACTGGGTGCTTGAGGCCTACAGCACCGGTGGAGGTGCAGTCTCCTCGGTGATCGCCGGCACGACCATCACCGCGAACTTCGCGGCCGATGGGATCGTCACCGGGAATGCCGGGTGCAACCACTACGGCGGTCAGTACAGCCTTGACGGCGCAAACCTCACGGTCGCCTCGCTCTACAGCACCCTGATATACTGCGAGACGCCGGGGGTCATGGAGCAGGAAGCGGCGTTCATGGGCCACCTAGCAAACGTCTCCTCCTACCGGGTCGAGGGCGACCGGCTGATCCTCGCGGATGCGGAGGGTAACGAGATCCTCTTCTTCGTACAGGCGCCGGAAGTGCCTCCGGCACCCCTCACCGGGACGGAGTGGACGCTTGAGTCATACAGCCTTGGTGGGGAGGCCGTCTCCTCGGTTATCGCCGGGACCACGATCACTGCGGTCTTCTCGCCCGATGGGAACGTCTCCGGCAATGCCGGGTGCAACTCCTACGGGGCTGGCTACCGACTTTTCGGCATGAGCCTCACCATTGATGCGCCTATCAGCACGAAGATGTACTGCGAAGAGCCCGAAGGCATCATGAAGCAGGAGAGCACATACCTTAACCTCCTTACGTCGGTAGCGGGCTATCGCATCGATGGAGACCGGCTCGAACTCCTCGATGAGGCTGGAGAGACCCTCCTCTCCTATCGGGCAGAGAGCGCGGATCGCTCCTGA
- the malQ gene encoding 4-alpha-glucanotransferase gives MIQVRGSGILLHITSLPSEYGIGDFGPAAYRFVEALEQARQHYWQILPLNPTQAGYAHSPYSSPSAFALNTLLISPEMLVRDGLLRKSELEPAPEFSERRTAYKAAAWYRERLFSMAYRRFRGSGPDREFETFCDASRWWLDDHALFVALKDHFHGEAWDRWPEEIRSRQPEALKEMRELLEERIRKEKFLQYVAARQWSALRRHCARHGIQVIGDIPIYVAYDSVDVWANPGIFKLDENLRPNVVAGVPPDIFSKTGQLWGNPVYDWPVLKKLGYDWWVRRIARSGELYDLFRIDHFRAFADYYEVPAGDATAEHGTWVDGPGADFFETLARRFPCFAIVAEDLGANTPAVQALLDRFDLPGMKILLFAFGGGIEKSPHIPHNYVPNLICYTGTHDNNTARGWFEEEASEEDKARFFAYIGRKVGADEVHRELIRLAMTSVARVCIIPMQDLLGLGSEARMNYPSTTEGNWVWRMTPEEFAGAPFEWLRGLTELTGRG, from the coding sequence ATGATCCAGGTGCGGGGGAGCGGTATACTCCTGCATATCACGTCCCTGCCGTCAGAGTACGGCATCGGGGACTTCGGTCCGGCGGCATACCGGTTCGTGGAGGCGCTGGAGCAGGCCCGGCAGCACTACTGGCAGATCCTGCCGCTCAACCCGACACAGGCCGGATATGCTCATTCTCCCTACTCCAGCCCATCTGCGTTTGCCCTAAATACCCTCCTCATCAGCCCCGAGATGCTCGTCCGGGACGGACTCCTCAGGAAGAGTGAACTGGAGCCAGCTCCAGAGTTTTCGGAGCGGCGGACGGCATACAAGGCGGCCGCGTGGTACCGGGAACGGCTCTTCTCGATGGCGTACAGGCGGTTCCGCGGTTCGGGGCCGGATCGTGAGTTCGAGACATTCTGCGACGCAAGCAGGTGGTGGCTCGACGACCATGCGCTCTTTGTCGCGCTTAAAGACCACTTCCACGGAGAGGCCTGGGACCGGTGGCCGGAGGAGATCCGGAGCCGGCAGCCGGAGGCTCTCAAGGAGATGCGCGAACTGCTTGAGGAACGGATACGCAAGGAGAAGTTCCTTCAGTACGTCGCCGCCCGGCAGTGGTCGGCCCTCCGTCGGCACTGCGCGAGGCACGGCATCCAGGTCATCGGCGATATCCCGATCTATGTCGCATACGACAGCGTCGACGTCTGGGCGAATCCGGGAATATTCAAACTGGACGAGAACCTCCGCCCGAACGTGGTGGCAGGGGTGCCTCCCGATATCTTCAGCAAGACCGGGCAGCTCTGGGGGAACCCGGTCTATGACTGGCCTGTGCTCAAAAAGCTGGGCTACGACTGGTGGGTGCGTCGGATCGCCCGGTCAGGAGAGCTCTACGACCTCTTCCGGATTGATCACTTCCGGGCGTTCGCCGACTATTACGAGGTCCCGGCGGGGGATGCGACGGCCGAGCACGGCACCTGGGTCGACGGGCCGGGAGCCGACTTTTTTGAGACGCTTGCCCGGCGGTTCCCCTGCTTTGCCATCGTCGCCGAGGACCTCGGGGCGAACACTCCGGCCGTCCAGGCTCTTCTCGACCGGTTCGATCTGCCCGGGATGAAGATCCTCCTCTTCGCGTTCGGCGGGGGGATCGAAAAAAGCCCACATATCCCTCACAACTATGTCCCAAACCTCATCTGCTACACCGGGACGCACGACAACAACACAGCCCGGGGGTGGTTTGAAGAGGAGGCATCGGAGGAGGATAAGGCGCGGTTCTTCGCCTACATCGGGCGAAAGGTGGGGGCGGACGAGGTCCACCGGGAGCTCATCCGCCTTGCGATGACATCGGTTGCACGGGTCTGCATCATCCCCATGCAGGACCTCCTCGGGCTCGGATCGGAAGCGAGGATGAATTATCCATCGACCACCGAAGGGAACTGGGTGTGGCGGATGACGCCGGAGGAGTTCGCCGGTGCGCCCTTCGAGTGGCTGCGAGGGTTGACGGAACTCACCGGGCGGGGGTGA
- the gpmA gene encoding 2,3-diphosphoglycerate-dependent phosphoglycerate mutase, translated as MVELILLRHGESLWNRENRFTGWTDVGLSAQGIKEAHRAAALLKEGGHTFRVAYTSVLKRAIRTLWIVMDDLDLMYVPVHRSWRLNEKSYGALQGLNKQETAERYGAEQVHLWRRAYDVRPPPLAWDDPRHPRFDPRYADLDPASLPATESLHDTLKRVLPCWENHIKRDLAAGKPVLISAHGNSLRALVKHLDNIPDDEIADVNIPTGYPLIYELDDGDLTAVGHYYLGDPQEVAAAARGVARQAGPR; from the coding sequence ATGGTCGAGTTAATCCTCTTACGGCACGGCGAGAGCCTCTGGAATAGGGAGAACCGGTTCACGGGCTGGACCGATGTGGGCCTCTCGGCGCAGGGCATCAAAGAGGCCCACCGGGCGGCGGCGCTCCTTAAGGAGGGTGGACATACGTTCCGCGTCGCCTACACATCCGTCCTGAAGCGGGCCATCCGGACGCTCTGGATAGTCATGGACGACCTGGACCTCATGTACGTCCCGGTGCACCGGTCGTGGCGGCTGAATGAGAAGAGTTATGGCGCCCTGCAGGGTCTGAACAAACAGGAGACCGCGGAGCGGTATGGCGCAGAACAGGTGCACCTCTGGCGCCGGGCCTATGACGTGCGGCCGCCGCCGCTCGCATGGGACGACCCGAGGCACCCGCGGTTCGACCCCCGCTACGCGGACCTGGACCCTGCAAGCCTCCCGGCGACAGAATCCCTGCATGACACGCTCAAGCGGGTCCTCCCCTGCTGGGAGAACCACATCAAGAGGGATCTTGCGGCAGGCAAGCCCGTCCTGATCTCTGCCCACGGCAACAGCCTCCGCGCCCTGGTCAAGCACCTGGATAACATTCCGGACGACGAGATCGCGGACGTAAACATTCCCACCGGCTATCCTTTAATCTACGAACTGGATGATGGGGACTTAACGGCGGTCGGGCACTACTACCTGGGCGACCCACAAGAGGTCGCGGCGGCCGCCCGCGGCGTGGCCCGGCAGGCCGGGCCAAGATAG
- the gap gene encoding type I glyceraldehyde-3-phosphate dehydrogenase: MKKVAINGFGRIGRKVLHNYVIDPPENIEIVAVNDPNPTDQLAYLMKYDSVHGRAPYPVEVSGDTIRAGSKGVRVLHERDPARLPWKDLGVDMVLECTGRFTERAASAKHLDAGASRVVISAPSDDADLTVVLGVNEGSYDPAKHVVISNASCTTNALAPAAKVLNETFGVERLMATAIHAYTATQALVDRAAKKPRRGRAAAVSLIPTSTGAAVATTRVLPELTGKMDAIAIRAPIPDGSVLDIVAELSRDATADEVNAAMKQAAEGPMKGLLMYTDDPLVSADIVGDPHSGVVDGQSTSVVGGRMVKILVWYDNEFAYAKRMVDIASYMASRE, translated from the coding sequence ATGAAGAAGGTTGCCATCAATGGGTTTGGGCGGATCGGGCGGAAAGTTCTCCACAACTACGTGATCGACCCGCCAGAGAATATCGAGATCGTTGCGGTGAACGATCCAAACCCGACAGACCAGCTTGCTTACCTGATGAAGTACGACTCGGTCCACGGGCGGGCACCCTACCCGGTCGAGGTCAGCGGAGATACCATCCGGGCCGGCTCGAAAGGGGTCCGGGTGCTGCACGAGAGAGATCCTGCACGCCTCCCATGGAAAGACCTCGGCGTGGATATGGTGCTCGAGTGCACCGGGCGGTTCACCGAGCGGGCGGCCTCCGCAAAACATCTGGATGCCGGGGCATCACGGGTCGTCATCAGTGCGCCGTCGGATGATGCGGACCTGACGGTCGTCCTCGGCGTCAACGAGGGGTCCTACGATCCCGCAAAGCACGTCGTCATCTCGAACGCATCCTGCACGACCAATGCGCTTGCCCCGGCGGCGAAGGTCTTGAACGAGACGTTCGGCGTCGAACGCCTGATGGCCACGGCAATCCACGCCTACACCGCCACCCAGGCGCTGGTGGATCGGGCCGCAAAGAAACCGCGCCGGGGGCGTGCTGCTGCCGTCTCGCTGATCCCGACATCGACCGGGGCCGCCGTCGCCACCACGCGGGTCCTCCCCGAACTCACCGGGAAGATGGATGCGATAGCCATCCGGGCCCCCATCCCCGATGGATCGGTCCTCGATATCGTTGCGGAGCTCTCGCGGGACGCAACGGCGGATGAAGTGAACGCCGCGATGAAGCAGGCGGCGGAAGGACCGATGAAGGGGCTTCTCATGTACACCGATGATCCCCTCGTATCCGCCGATATCGTCGGCGACCCGCACTCCGGGGTCGTTGACGGGCAGTCCACGAGCGTCGTCGGCGGGCGGATGGTCAAGATCCTGGTCTGGTACGACAACGAGTTTGCGTATGCTAAAAGGATGGTCGATATCGCCTCCTACATGGCATCTCGTGAATGA
- a CDS encoding hydroxyacid dehydrogenase, giving the protein MPKLVFFGLDEHEQDVIWRAFAGPSGYEIALHTEQLTIENVSLARDADGIGIFVLSRITREVLDRLPNLKMIATMSTGFDHIDVDACRERNIAVCNVPRYGDATVAEFAFGLILALVRRFRPTFERVDRGDFSRAGLQGMDLSGKTLGLIGTGRIGSHLARIAHAAGMKVIAYDTRPNPALTEEYGVRYMDLNDLLSEADVISLHVPYTEATHHLINAERLRLVKPTALLVNTARGGVVDTRAVADALREGRLAGVALDTFEGERVWIEEEFAGADEAPADELRDALESFSLLHSDRAILTPHNAFNTREAVERILATSIENIKAFFAGNPQNVVAGTYRMPAAAPTGGRGA; this is encoded by the coding sequence ATGCCAAAGCTGGTCTTCTTCGGCCTCGATGAGCACGAACAGGACGTGATCTGGAGAGCGTTCGCCGGCCCGAGCGGCTATGAGATTGCCCTGCACACCGAACAGCTCACAATCGAGAACGTATCGCTTGCCCGCGACGCTGACGGCATCGGTATCTTCGTCCTCTCGCGAATTACCCGAGAGGTCCTCGACCGATTGCCGAACCTCAAGATGATCGCCACCATGTCCACGGGGTTTGATCATATCGACGTAGATGCCTGCCGGGAGAGAAATATCGCCGTCTGCAACGTGCCGCGCTACGGCGATGCCACCGTGGCGGAGTTCGCGTTCGGGCTCATCCTGGCTCTAGTCCGGCGGTTCAGGCCGACGTTTGAGCGGGTGGACCGGGGCGACTTCTCCCGTGCCGGGCTGCAGGGAATGGATCTCTCCGGCAAAACCCTCGGTCTGATCGGGACCGGGCGCATCGGCTCGCACCTCGCCCGGATCGCCCATGCAGCGGGGATGAAGGTGATCGCCTACGACACAAGACCGAACCCGGCCCTTACGGAGGAGTACGGCGTCCGCTACATGGATCTCAACGACCTGCTTTCCGAAGCAGACGTCATCAGCCTGCATGTCCCCTACACGGAGGCCACCCACCACCTGATCAATGCCGAACGGCTGCGACTGGTCAAACCCACTGCTCTCCTCGTCAACACCGCCCGCGGCGGCGTGGTGGATACGAGGGCGGTCGCGGATGCCCTTCGCGAGGGTCGGCTTGCGGGGGTCGCGCTCGATACCTTCGAGGGGGAGCGGGTCTGGATCGAGGAGGAGTTTGCCGGGGCTGATGAGGCGCCGGCGGACGAACTGCGGGACGCGCTTGAGAGTTTCTCCCTCCTGCACTCGGATCGGGCGATTCTCACACCGCACAACGCCTTCAACACGCGCGAGGCGGTCGAGCGGATCCTCGCGACCAGCATCGAGAACATAAAGGCCTTCTTTGCCGGGAACCCGCAGAACGTCGTCGCCGGGACCTATCGGATGCCGGCAGCGGCACCGACCGGGGGCAGGGGAGCATGA
- a CDS encoding class I SAM-dependent methyltransferase — MGDIVRRKWMKMMDAHAGEVEEVYGGPVGLIWEMLAGEDADGDLDVLAERAGLAPGTRVLALLPGPGGPARHIAREHGATVIGLVALPQMVDLAVKKNEEAGLAALVDFQQGNALEMSFKDGIFDAVWGEDAWCYVRDKDRMIREVYRVLKPGGTLAFADWVQTGPMNDEEWHTQNTFRAFPYFETLESYAGLLERNGFSIIDLGDLPGDSTQKICKIRERLENDLRDSIVGLFGEEAYKDALKGLDLWAMAADRGLVGRAWLLAGKP, encoded by the coding sequence ATGGGCGATATTGTCCGCCGGAAATGGATGAAGATGATGGATGCCCATGCCGGCGAGGTAGAGGAGGTCTACGGGGGGCCGGTCGGGCTCATCTGGGAGATGCTCGCGGGCGAGGATGCCGACGGAGATCTCGACGTACTTGCAGAACGGGCGGGACTGGCCCCGGGGACCCGGGTGCTCGCCCTCCTCCCGGGCCCGGGGGGCCCTGCCAGGCATATTGCGCGTGAGCACGGTGCGACCGTGATCGGGCTTGTCGCGCTGCCGCAGATGGTCGATCTGGCGGTCAAAAAGAATGAAGAGGCCGGTCTTGCCGCCCTGGTCGACTTCCAGCAGGGGAACGCTCTTGAAATGTCGTTTAAGGACGGAATCTTCGACGCAGTCTGGGGCGAGGATGCGTGGTGCTACGTGAGGGATAAAGACCGAATGATCCGCGAGGTCTATCGGGTCTTAAAGCCAGGGGGCACGCTTGCGTTCGCCGACTGGGTGCAGACCGGGCCGATGAACGACGAAGAGTGGCACACCCAGAATACCTTCCGGGCCTTCCCCTACTTTGAGACCCTCGAGAGTTACGCGGGACTCCTTGAGCGGAATGGATTCTCCATCATAGACCTGGGCGATCTCCCCGGCGACTCCACACAAAAGATCTGCAAGATCCGGGAGAGGCTCGAGAATGACCTGAGGGATAGCATCGTCGGGCTCTTCGGGGAGGAGGCATACAAGGATGCCCTGAAAGGGCTTGACCTCTGGGCGATGGCGGCCGACCGGGGGCTCGTCGGCCGCGCGTGGCTGCTCGCGGGGAAGCCGTAG
- a CDS encoding META domain-containing protein, which yields MGRGGHHTLAKAALLIIAVTCLISASYSGATTLPHNDADRAAEPLGGTTWKLTQFCADNGSIIAPLPGTEPLIAFSEDGTLSGLAGGNPYSASYRINGSTITVESGDVALAHPAIAQDFARQESRYRELLVAAASYRVEDNLLILSGPSGRNLLVFSRIEGPKTGPLLSAER from the coding sequence ATGGGCAGAGGCGGACACCACACACTCGCAAAGGCTGCACTCCTGATCATCGCGGTGACGTGCCTCATCTCAGCCAGTTACTCCGGCGCAACAACCTTGCCCCATAACGATGCTGATCGGGCCGCCGAACCACTCGGGGGGACGACCTGGAAACTCACTCAATTTTGTGCGGATAACGGCTCGATCATTGCACCCCTGCCCGGAACGGAACCGCTTATCGCTTTCAGCGAGGACGGCACGCTCTCGGGTTTGGCCGGGGGGAATCCCTACTCCGCCTCCTACAGAATCAATGGTTCAACCATCACGGTGGAATCAGGCGACGTCGCACTGGCCCACCCCGCAATAGCCCAGGACTTTGCCCGGCAGGAAAGCCGGTACCGCGAACTCCTTGTTGCGGCCGCTTCTTACCGCGTTGAAGATAACCTTTTGATCCTCTCCGGTCCGTCGGGCAGAAATCTGCTCGTGTTCTCGCGGATAGAGGGGCCAAAGACCGGACCACTGCTCTCGGCCGAACGATAA
- the ppsA gene encoding phosphoenolpyruvate synthase, which produces MRQDAAYIRWFADIGSEDIALVGGKNASIGEMYRELTPKGVKIPDGFAVTAEGYWHVLSSAGILDDLKETLRGLDRNNVTDLARRGRRARDLILSAGVPDDLWDEIRAAYDMLCDEYGPDADVAVRSSATAEDLPTASFAGQQETYLNIRGYQALREAYTRCLASLFTDRAIAYRVDNGFDHFKVALSVGVMKMVRSDLASSGVIFTLDTDTGFRDVVLITGSYGLGEMVVQGAVNPDEFYVFKPTFKKGYRAVIRKNLGEKRVKLVYAHGGEKEVTRRIDVPESDRRKFCITDDEILALAGYALTIEDHYSMKAGKPVPMDIEWAKDGETNELFVVQARPETVHSQKVRDVLETYVLDERGPVLAAGKSIGDKIAAGKARIITDVSRLPEFKPGEVLVSDTTTPDWEPVMKTAAAIVTNRGGRTSHAAIVSRELGIPAIVGTGDATEKIPTGREVTVSCAEGEEGFIYEGSLPYHVEEIRLSDLRRPKTEVMMNLGNPDMAFGLAMVPNDGIGLARMEFIISSYIKIHPMALLHPERIEDTAVREAIADFVYGYPDGEEYFVERLAEGVGTIAAAFYPNPVVVRTSDFKTNEYASLLGGAYFEPEEANPMLGFRGASRYYDERYREGFGLECRALKRVRDEMGLTNLIIMIPFCRRVEEAKRVIEELEKNGLRRGENGLQIYQMCEIPSNIVEIDAFSKYFDGFSIGSNDLTQLVLGIDRDSAVVGEAFDERDPAVKRMVAMAVEGCRRNGRHSGLCGEAPSTYPEFADFLVEQGIDSISVEPDALLKITLRVAEVEERLAKEKEAVPVPR; this is translated from the coding sequence ATGAGACAGGATGCGGCCTATATCCGCTGGTTCGCCGATATCGGGTCAGAGGACATCGCCCTCGTCGGGGGGAAGAACGCATCAATCGGCGAGATGTACCGCGAACTGACGCCGAAGGGCGTAAAGATCCCCGACGGTTTCGCCGTGACCGCAGAGGGCTACTGGCACGTCCTCTCGTCCGCCGGAATCCTCGATGACCTCAAAGAGACGCTTAGGGGTCTTGATCGGAACAACGTCACCGATCTCGCCAGGAGAGGGAGGCGTGCCCGCGACCTGATCCTCTCCGCCGGGGTCCCGGATGACCTCTGGGACGAGATCCGGGCTGCGTATGATATGCTCTGCGACGAATACGGGCCCGATGCCGACGTCGCCGTCAGGAGCTCCGCAACCGCCGAGGATCTCCCCACGGCGTCGTTTGCGGGCCAGCAGGAGACGTACTTAAACATCCGCGGCTACCAGGCCCTGCGAGAGGCCTACACGCGGTGCCTCGCCTCCCTCTTCACCGACCGGGCGATCGCCTACCGGGTGGACAACGGCTTTGACCACTTCAAGGTCGCCCTCTCGGTGGGGGTCATGAAGATGGTCCGCTCCGATCTCGCCTCAAGCGGGGTCATCTTCACGCTCGATACCGATACCGGTTTTCGGGACGTCGTCCTCATCACCGGGTCCTACGGCCTTGGCGAGATGGTCGTCCAGGGCGCCGTCAACCCCGATGAGTTCTACGTCTTCAAACCGACCTTCAAGAAGGGCTACCGGGCCGTCATCAGGAAGAACCTCGGTGAGAAACGGGTGAAACTCGTCTACGCTCACGGAGGTGAAAAAGAAGTCACCCGGAGGATCGATGTCCCGGAATCGGACCGAAGGAAGTTCTGCATCACCGACGACGAGATCCTTGCGCTCGCAGGATACGCCCTCACGATCGAGGACCACTACTCGATGAAGGCTGGTAAGCCGGTCCCGATGGACATCGAGTGGGCGAAGGACGGCGAGACCAATGAACTCTTCGTCGTCCAGGCCCGGCCCGAGACGGTGCATTCGCAGAAGGTGCGGGACGTCCTCGAAACCTACGTCCTTGATGAACGCGGGCCGGTGCTTGCCGCAGGTAAGAGCATCGGCGATAAGATTGCCGCCGGGAAGGCCCGGATCATCACCGACGTCAGCCGCCTCCCGGAATTTAAGCCGGGGGAGGTTCTGGTCTCCGATACCACGACCCCCGACTGGGAGCCCGTCATGAAGACGGCCGCCGCCATCGTGACGAACCGGGGCGGCCGGACATCCCATGCCGCGATCGTCAGCCGGGAACTCGGCATCCCTGCAATCGTCGGCACGGGCGACGCGACCGAGAAGATCCCGACGGGCCGGGAGGTGACGGTGAGCTGCGCCGAGGGGGAGGAGGGGTTCATCTACGAGGGCAGCCTCCCGTACCATGTCGAAGAGATCCGGCTCTCCGACCTGCGGCGGCCCAAGACCGAGGTGATGATGAACCTCGGGAATCCCGATATGGCCTTCGGGCTTGCAATGGTCCCGAACGACGGTATCGGGCTTGCCCGGATGGAGTTCATCATCAGCAGTTACATCAAAATCCACCCGATGGCGCTTCTCCACCCCGAGCGGATCGAGGATACGGCCGTCCGGGAGGCGATCGCCGACTTCGTCTATGGATACCCGGACGGGGAGGAGTACTTCGTCGAGAGACTGGCCGAAGGCGTCGGGACCATTGCCGCCGCGTTCTACCCAAACCCGGTCGTCGTCCGGACAAGCGACTTCAAGACCAACGAGTACGCAAGCCTGCTTGGTGGGGCCTACTTTGAGCCGGAGGAGGCAAACCCGATGCTCGGGTTCCGCGGGGCCTCCCGCTACTACGATGAGCGCTACCGGGAGGGGTTCGGCCTCGAGTGCCGGGCGCTCAAGCGTGTCAGAGATGAGATGGGGCTTACGAACCTGATCATCATGATCCCCTTCTGCCGCAGGGTGGAGGAGGCAAAGCGGGTCATTGAGGAACTCGAGAAGAACGGTCTTCGGCGAGGCGAGAACGGTCTGCAGATCTATCAGATGTGCGAGATCCCAAGCAACATCGTTGAGATCGACGCGTTCAGCAAGTACTTCGACGGGTTCTCGATAGGCTCAAACGACTTGACCCAGCTCGTCCTCGGGATCGACCGTGACTCGGCGGTCGTGGGGGAGGCCTTCGACGAACGCGACCCGGCCGTCAAGCGGATGGTCGCGATGGCCGTAGAAGGATGCCGGCGGAATGGGCGGCACAGCGGGCTCTGCGGCGAGGCGCCGAGCACCTACCCGGAGTTCGCCGACTTCCTGGTGGAGCAGGGGATCGACTCGATATCGGTCGAGCCCGACGCACTCTTAAAGATCACTCTTCGCGTGGCTGAGGTCGAGGAGCGGTTAGCAAAGGAGAAGGAGGCCGTTCCGGTGCCCCGGTGA
- a CDS encoding proline dehydrogenase family protein gives MTAGRTDRWTLPDLDAAIQRCRMQNDRGIRCILAPLGEYARSERQVRENLERSFAAIAAIDEQELDASLTVKMTALGALIDRNAARDLLLRLSRGAYERGIGFEADMEGRGFVEMTVEAAIASAREGVPVTLALQASLDRTPGDLERIVRHGIRPRLVKGVYPGDTDDPSEVRERFRALAAGLLERGVPFSAGTHDPDLVAWLLEDTTGVVEFAFLMGLSDETKLRFAEVGRAVAEYVPFGEQADVYIARREAYLTRLAAEGRMSVP, from the coding sequence ATGACCGCAGGCAGGACTGATCGGTGGACGCTGCCCGACCTTGATGCGGCGATTCAGCGTTGCCGGATGCAGAACGACCGGGGTATCCGGTGCATCCTCGCACCCCTCGGCGAGTATGCGAGAAGCGAGCGGCAGGTCAGGGAGAACCTGGAGCGCTCTTTTGCCGCGATAGCCGCGATCGACGAGCAGGAATTGGACGCATCCCTCACCGTGAAGATGACCGCGCTCGGAGCCCTCATCGACCGGAACGCTGCCCGCGATCTCCTACTTCGGCTCTCCCGCGGGGCGTATGAACGCGGCATCGGGTTTGAGGCGGATATGGAGGGGCGGGGATTTGTGGAAATGACGGTCGAGGCCGCTATCGCTTCCGCTCGGGAGGGGGTGCCGGTGACGCTCGCTCTCCAGGCCTCCCTCGACCGTACTCCGGGCGACCTGGAGCGCATCGTCCGTCACGGCATCCGGCCCCGCCTGGTGAAAGGCGTCTATCCCGGGGATACCGACGACCCAAGCGAGGTTCGGGAGCGCTTTCGTGCGCTTGCAGCGGGACTCCTCGAGCGGGGCGTGCCGTTCTCGGCCGGAACCCATGACCCGGATCTGGTAGCGTGGCTGCTCGAGGATACGACCGGAGTGGTTGAGTTCGCGTTTCTCATGGGGCTTTCAGACGAGACGAAACTTCGGTTCGCAGAAGTTGGCAGGGCAGTTGCAGAATACGTGCCTTTCGGAGAGCAGGCGGATGTCTATATCGCCCGGCGCGAGGCCTACCTCACGAGGCTGGCGGCAGAAGGGCGGATGTCGGTGCCCTGA